A window of Bacteroidota bacterium genomic DNA:
TTATCAACAGTAATGTCCATACGATGAAGAAGGTAATAGAATAGGGTAACATGGTAGCTATAAGTGAACCAATGCCCGATTTCGAATCATATTTTTCAAAGTAAACAATAATCAGGGCAAAAAAGCTCATCATAGGAGAAATTAAGTTTGTAACACTATCGCCAATACGAAAAACTGCCTGTGATAATTCAGGAGAATATTCCAACAACATAAACATAGGAATGAATATGGGTCCCATAATTGCCCATTTAGCCGATGCACTTCCCATGAACATATTAATCATGCCAGAGATAATTATAAACATTATGACCAGTGGTATGAGTCCCAAATTTGCACTTTGAAGGAATATTGCTCCTTTCACGGCAACCAGAATACCAAGGTTGCTCCACTTGAACCATGCAACAAACTGTGATGCAAAAAAGACTAAAACCAAAAATGAAATTAAACCTTTAAAACTGCTGTTCATTCCATTTATAACATCTTCATGTTTTTTGAAAGTGCCACTTACATATCCATAAACGATTCCGCAAGTTCCTGCTATGATAAACAAAACTGCAATAAATCCTTTTATTACCGGTGAATGAAGTATAGTGTTGTCATCAGCTCGTAAAATTCCATTATCGGGAATAAGACCTAACGCAATTAGAATAATAAATAATAATAAAACTATGCCTGCCCATTTAAGTCCCTTTTTTTCATTTATACTTAGATTAGTTATTTCTTCTTTTTCTATGTTGCCAGTGTATTTACCAAGACGGGGTT
This region includes:
- a CDS encoding AbgT family transporter, whose amino-acid sequence is MKIKRINILGGVEKVGNALPHPAALFGIFALMTLVLSLIGYYLQWEGVNPGNGETIKIENLLSRDGLHRILLEMVNSYTGFAPLGIVMVAMLGIGIAESSGLIKSSINLLLTKAPESSVTFLIVFTGILSNIASDLGYILIIPIAGVIFHSLGRHPIAGMAAAFAGVSGGFSANLFIGTIDPLLAGLSTEASQIVDADYYVLPTANYYFMVASTFVISIAGTWVTKAIVEPRLGKYTGNIEKEEITNLSINEKKGLKWAGIVLLLFIILIALGLIPDNGILRADDNTILHSPVIKGFIAVLFIIAGTCGIVYGYVSGTFKKHEDVINGMNSSFKGLISFLVLVFFASQFVAWFKWSNLGILVAVKGAIFLQSANLGLIPLVIMFIIISGMINMFMGSASAKWAIMGPIFIPMFMLLEYSPELSQAVFRIGDSVTNLISPMMSFFALIIVYFEKYDSKSGIGSLIATMLPYSITFFIVWTLLLIIWIVFGLPLGPGAGLYYIS